From one Triticum aestivum cultivar Chinese Spring chromosome 4B, IWGSC CS RefSeq v2.1, whole genome shotgun sequence genomic stretch:
- the LOC123094646 gene encoding peroxidase 4 yields the protein MLKAVRSALHPAIARERRVGASIVRLFFHDCFVQGCDASLLLDDAPGLRGEKNATPNKNSARGFEVIDAVKAAVEECCPGVVSCADILAIAAEESVVFLGGPSWEVKMGRRDSTTASFNGAENNIPPPTSGLANLTSLFAAQGLSQKDMVALSGAHTIGLARCTNFRDHIYNDTNIDAGFARSRQSGCPRATGSGDNNLAPLDLQTPAVFENDYYKNLVQKRGLLHSDQELFNGGAADALVREYVGSQSAFFKDFVEGMIKMGDITPLMGSNGQIRMNCKRIN from the exons ATGCTCAAAGCCGTGCGCTCGGCGCTGCACCCGGCCATCGCTAGGGAGCGCCGCGTGGGCGCCTCCATCGTCCGCCTcttcttccacgactgcttcgtccaGGGCTGCGACGCCTCGCTGCTGCTGGACGACGCGCCGGGCCTGCGCGGCGAGAAGAACGCCACGCCCAACAAGAACTCCGCCAGGGGGTTCGAGGTCATCGACGCCGTCAAGGCGGCCGTCGAGGAGTGTTGTCCCGGggtcgtctcctgcgccgacatcctCGCCATCGCCGCCGAGGAGAGCGTCGTCTTC CTGGGTGGCCCGAGCTGGGAGGTGAAGATGGGGCGGAGAGACTCGACCACGGCGAGCTTCAACGGCGCCGAGAACAACATCCCCCCGCCGACGTCGGGGCTCGCAAACCTTACGTCCCTCTTCGCCGCGCAGGGGCTCTCCCAGAAAGACATGGTCGCACTGTCAG GAGCCCACACAATCGGCCTAGCACGCTGCACAAACTTCCGGGACCACATCTACAACGACACAAACATCGACGCCGGCTTCGCCAGGAGCCGCCAGTCAGGCTGCCCTCGCGCCACTGGCTCCGGTGACAACAACCTGGCGCCCCTCGACCTGCAAACTCCGGCCGTCTTCGAGAATGACTACTACAAAAACCTTGTCCAGAAGAGGGGCCTTCTGCACTCGGATCAGGAGCTCTTCAATGGCGGTGCTGCCGATGCGCTGGTCCGGGAGTACGTCGGTAGCCAGAGCGCCTTCTTCAAGGACTTTGTGGAGGGAATGATCAAGATGGGGGACATCACGCCGCTGATGGGATCCAACGGACAGATCAGAATGAACTGCAAGAGGATCAACTAA